One Capra hircus breed San Clemente chromosome 3, ASM170441v1, whole genome shotgun sequence genomic window, accccacctgagGGTTTGGGAACAAAGATGCTTTGTACCGGCCCGCAACCACCTCATTACTTCTTCTTGGAGACTGTGGCCTTCGTTCTCCCAGAACGAAGGTGTGGGGTGGAAAGGGACAGGCGCCAATCCCAAGGTAAGCATCAAGCTTGCCACCTGAGGCTCTGTaaagggtggggtgaggggtcCCCGGGAGGCGATTTGTCCTCCTCTCGCTGTATCTCTAGacgtccaaaaaaaaaaaaaaaaaggagcaatgTGCCTAAGATGTCTGGATAAACTTCATGGATCCTCGCCCCGCACCTCACTTGCCTCTTTCTGGGTGAGAGGCGTGGGCCCGTATTTAAGTCTTCCAAAGATTTAATAAGGCTTTCTACCCTGTATTATGGCTTTCCAGGcggtgcagtggcaaagaatctacttgccaatgcaggagacgcaagagacgcgggttcaatccctgggtcgggatgatcccctggagaaggaaatgacaacccactccagtattcttgccgagataatcccaagaacagaagaacctggcgggttacagtccatggggtcacaaagagtcagacacgactgagcaactgaacacacacacacataccctatattaattgtttttgtttagtcgctcagtccgattctttgcgacccccatggactgtagcccgccaagtgcccagcgatcgaacctagggatcgaacccgcgtctcccgcactgcaggcggattctttaccgctgagccaccagggaagcaccctgTACTAACACAAGCACGAAAGACAAGACCTCTCTAAAACAACTCCTAGACAGGGGACTGTGTCCCTCCTCGCCGCCTCCTTGAAATGGGCCCAACCTCAGCAACAGCTTGCCGAAGCTGGAGAGCGCTGCGGCGCCCAGAAGGTTAACAAGAGTTGGCTTTGAATGAAGAGGCGGAGACGCGACCCCATTGGTGAAAAGTTATCCAGGGGCGTGGCCTGTGAGTCTCTGcaccccaccccaacctcctCTGCACTTTGTACCTTTCTCGTCGCGACTGCGAAGCGGACCGGGACGGGCCGGGCCAGACCACACCAGACCTAGGGGGCGATGCGGCTGCAGCCCCTGCTGCAGACTGTCCTCTGGGCCGTGCTCCTCAGCTCCCCTCTGCGAGGGGGCTGTGGCCTCCGCCTTGCGGTCTACTGGAACTCCAGTAACCCCAGGTAGCCGGGCCGAAACCGGCGGGCGGCGAGCCGGGCCTGCACGCTCCCGGGCCGGGCGCGCGCCCGACACTCGCTCTGTGCGCGGCGCCGCCTGGACCCGGCCGCGCGCCGGGGATCCTTTGTTTGAGccggcaggggaggagggaggggcgagGCGCGCCTGGGGTCCCCTATGCCCGCCCGCACGCGTTGGAGGCGAGCGGCGGACCCCAGTCCCGAAGGCAATCGGTGGGGTCTCAGAGCCGGGAGCTGGGGGAACCTCAGCCTGCACTCCGAGCCCCGCCCCCCTCGCTTCTGTCTTGGGGATCCCCAGCGTTCCTCCGGCCGAAGCTGGGGCGAGCGGACTTGCGGGGCGCCGGAGAGGCGGTGGTTACTCTTGTGAAAGAGGGTTACTCTCCTGCTCGCTTGGCCTCCTCTTTGGCGCTCGCTCTTTCTCCTGAGCTCATTCTAGAACGCTTTCATCTCAGTCATTATTAGCCCTTCTATTTCTGTGCAGTCTCGGCCCTGCCCTTCTAGAGTTGAATCACCTTTAGGCAAGTCATCTGACCTCCCTAACCTCAgttatctcatctgtaaaatggggtaataaTGTCTAGTACCCTGGGAAGTCAGGTAGACTGAGGTCATGTGTGTCCAAGAGGTAAAGGCTATACAGATATAAACGactattttctgtttcctcatctgcctgCTTTGGAACCTGTATGTATTTTCCCTGTTTCCATGCTCCTCCCCAATTCTCCTTGCCTCTCTCTGCTTTCTCCATGTTTTCCTTCCTGATTTTCTACTTAAAACAATCTGTGACTCTGTTCATTTGGTCACtcactaacatttattaagcGTGTACCATGTGCCCGGACTTGTGCTAGAGCGCTGGGGGTTAGAAATAAGACCTAGGCTCTGCCCTCTGGGATCCCGAAGGATCCCCGGGTGAGCAGGCTTCAGAACAGGTCATTACAATACCAATGCTGTATGGTGAGGGCTGTTGTCTTCTACCTCTGAATTCCTCTCTGTGTTCCAGACCAGTGCCTCTGAATGACTTGGAAGATTGGTTAAAAATTCAGGTTTCTACCCCCTAACCCTGAGGTTTCTGACtcattcattccattcccaaatatttattaagcattttccTTGTGCCTGACACTTTTCCAGGCACTAGGGATGCCATGGAACTAAACAGAGGCCCAGCTTGTGTTCCAGCGGGTCTGAGCTGAGCCCAGGAATCTGCAGGAATCTGCATTCCTAATCACAACTACAGATGCAGGTGGTCTTGAGACCACCCATTGAGAGAGAGTTGGGGGCCTTTCGTAAGTCAAGTTGGGCTCTGTGTATGATGAGCATGGGGGTGGGAGTCGTTCGTGCTTTACTTGATGCAGGAGGGGTTGACTGTCCTAGGTCCTCCCACCCATACTGGATCCCCCAGGGTCTCCCAAGAGGTGGAAGGGAGTCCTGAGGAGGCCAAAGAGTGGGAGATATGTGGAGGGGGCTCCAAGTCTGGCACTTTGTTGTCCTGgcaaaaaaaggagggggagagggaggttcCCACCAtccactctttttctttctttcttactatGGCATTCTTTCGGCATTGAATTGACATCTTAAAAAGGCAGCCTTCCTCTTTGTGAATCAGTTAAAGAGGATACTGTTCCCAGTCTCCATCTCTAGGCTGACTGCACTGTGGGCCCAGATCTGTGCCCCTTGCCTCTGTGCCCCAGCTTCTTCACAGCAGCCATCCACCTAACATTTGTCAAGCACAGATACTACACCAAGGCCTTGTGTTGGGCATTAGAGCTAGAGAGGGGTGGCAGCTCCCACACAAAAGCTAGGGTGTGGGAGTGCCTTCCCACATTTGAGCCACGTGGTTATAGGCCCTGCAgtcccttaacctctctgaaactGTGCATGTTACCTCATCCATTTCTGGCCCTCTCTTTGTTTCTCAAGAGTTGTCAGTCTGGGGAACTCAAAGACCTTCCCAAGCTGCTCCCGCTCCAGTGGGTGGGGGACTGGCTGGCAGGGACCATTGGGAAGGGGTATCTCTGACCCTCGTGCCCCCGGTGTGCTGTGCCAAGGAGCCCCTCTGCCTTCATCTACCTTATGCCTGCAGGCTGCTTCGAGGAGACGCCGTGGTGGAGCTGGGCTTCAAGGATTACCTAGACATCATCTGCCCACACTATGAGAGTCCAGGGCCCCCTGAGGGCCCCGAGACATTCGCATTATACGTAGTGGACTGGGCAGGCTACAAGGCCTGCCGGGCTGAAGGGCCAGGTGCCTTCAAGCGCTGGGAGTGCTCCCACCCCTTCGCTCCCTTTGGCCCTGTTCGATTTCCAGAGAAGATTCAGCGCTTCACGCCCTTCTCCCTTGGCAtggagttcttgcctggagagacctACTACTATATCTGTGAGTGAGGATGGGCACCCTGGCCACCTCCtggggaaggcagggaggggagtGGGACTACCTGCCATTGCCAGCAGTCAAGGCAGAGAGCCTGAAGGGCAGGGAAAGGAGCAAAAGGACGGCCAGGCCTCGGAGGGGGGAGCGGGCAAGGGTCCAGGACATGGTAGGGGGACATCTAGAGTGAGCTGATAAAGAGACGGGGCAAGGAAGAGGAGCTGGGCAAGGTGACATGAGGAGGGATACAAGTGGGCACCTAGATATAGCCCCAAAATAAGGAAAAGCTTTCCAGGGAATTGGAGAGAGGAGAAGTTGGGAGGGTTTTAAAGTGACTCTGAAGCATGCAAACTAGCCCATGCTAACTTCTTCCTCCCAATTTCCCACCACCCAGCAGTGCCAGCTCCGGGGAGTCCTGGCCAATGCTTGAGGCTCCAGGTGTCTATCTGCTGCAAGGAGGACAGTGAGTGGGTTGGGGCAGGGGAGCAACCCTTCTGGCTAGTGTGGGGCCCTCGGGAATGGCGGGGGGGCAGTGGGAAGAGTCTGGGAGCATTAGACTCTGGGGGGCCTCTTCTTCCCCCTTTAGCCTCTGGGAGCCTCCGCTGCACAGTGGGAATGGCATCTCCAGGGGCAAGGCCCTCCAAGGCCTTCACTGAACTGGTGGCCTCTAATGGCACCTGGGAGGAGCCCTGCAAGTCGGGGCTTAGAGGTGGCAGATTATGGGAGGGATTGGCTAGTTCGAGAGACCCTGAACAAAGGGGTGGGAGTGACCAACTAACGGGCAGAGCAAGAAGGAGGCTGCGGAAGCAGGAGGACCCATCGGTGCTACCCCTCCCCTCACAGAGCCTGAGTCAGCCCATCCTGTCGGGAGCCATGGAGAGAGTGGCACGTCAGGGTGGCAAGGAGGGGCCACTCCCAGTCCCCTctgtctcttgctgctgctgctgttcccaATTCTGCGACTCCTGAGAGTTCTCTGAGCCAAGCGGACCCTTCCTGACACCCCCAGGAACCAGAGCCCTCCCAAGACTCCTTGGAGAGGGGCCCCTGCCCCCTACCTGAGCTGGGAGTGTCAAGCCAGACAGACAAGATAGAAGAGTGATGAGGGAGGTCTGAGCTGACCCTTCCAGGTACTGGCCTCCTCATCACAAGCTGAAGAGGAGCCACAGGGGAGCAGTGGACAGCCCTGGGCACCTTGGGGCAGAGGCAAGACAAACATAAGGTCTCCATCGGTGGCTTTGATGCTCAAATCCCTGCCCTCAGGAAGGCTGGGACTTGATGGGATGGCATCCTGGAGCCTGCTGGGGGCCAAGGCGAAGACCTGGGGACAGGCGGATTGCTGGACCAGGTCAGGCAAGAAGCCCAGGCCTGCCATCTGTCCCCGGTGCCCTGTGGGCCTCTTCCCTGGGGCAGCACCTCACCTCCCCAGAGGATCACTCACTTGTCTTCTGTGAAGACGGACTTACCATGAGGTTGAATTTCATGCCAGTTTGTATTTTTGTAAGTGTCTGGACTTCAATAAACCAACTACCCatctttttgttgctttttccaACCTACCGCCCTCTGCCCTCTAGCTCCTTGCCTGACACTGGGCCCgggaggtggagggggtggaGCGGGATGCAGGGTGGGTGGTGGCACAGCAGCGGAGCTCCCTGAAGTCTCTGCTCTCAACATGGCTTGGCCTGACCCCCATGCCAGCTGTGCCCAAGCCATCCATGCCAGGCCTCAGTGGGCACCCCTCTGGGCAGTGTGGGGTTGGTGCCAGCAGCAGCTGTGGAGCTTGGCACCCTCTACCACCTCTCTAGCTGGTttcctgggctggggaggggacaggTGCTCCTGATAGCCCCCACATACACTCTCGGGGCACTGCTCAAGCTGTGGCAGCACCAAACAGGATGTTGGGGCAAAGGCAAGGGGTAGTAGAAAGAGAGCATCTGGGTTTCCGAATGCCTGGGTCCCTGAGAGCTGGATGTCCCCCCACTCCGTAAGGGCAGCCTGGGCGGTGCCTGGCCTAGAACTGAGAAGGTGGGGTCAGATCAAAGCCTCCTTCCCCAGCGGCCTCTTTGTTCTTCGCTTTTAtaaggaggagggggtggggccgAGGAGGGAGGGCCCCCTTTGCTCTCAGCCCCACTCTGTCTCTATCACCTCTGGCAGGCAAAGCTATGACGCCCCCCCAAGACTAACCAGTGACCAGTGACCTGGGGGGAGCCAGAGAAGGGGTGCCCCTTCCCCCGGTGCTATGCTGTACCCGCCCCGGTGCCCCACAGCTTCCCCTGGCACGGTGCCGGCCCGCCTGGCACCCAGCCAGCGATCGATAGGTGGATGTTGTGCTGATTAGCTCGGCGGGGCTGCGGCGGCGAGAGGCGGCGTGTGAACATGCGCGTGGAGGGGGCGGCGGGCGGAGGGCGCTCGAGGTCCAGAGACCGATGACCAGGCCGAAACGCTGGAGGTTTTCgaacccctgccccacccctttgCACACCTGGCTCACACCCCGTCcctctgggttgtttccatcgCTCTAGCTGAGGCCTGGGGCGGAGGACAGAACCCAGGACGAAGCCTACATGAGTTGACCCGCCCCCTGATTCAAAATGCCGTATCTGTAGGTGCATGCTGGCGTATTCGTGTCAGGGCCCTCACCCCAAAACACGATTCTTAGTGGGGGCGAGAGACCAGAGTGAAGAGGGTGAAGTCTGAGCTGAAGCCTGAGCTAGGGACTCGGTCTTCGGTCCTGTGTTCGAGTTCAGTCTCTATGCCAACCAGAAGGGTGTCTATCTGTCGCCGTGGAAACCGACTGTACTGCTACCTCCGCCCCTTTCCAGTGAAGCCAGAGGCGGCGCAGGCCGGGGATGACTGGTTAGACCAGCACTAAGGACTGCGGGCTTCTCATCCTGCTCCCAGCGGCCGCAGGCACCCTCCCTTCGCGGACCAAGCCCGGCGCGCTCGCTCCCGAGCCTATAGCCGGCGCGCGGATCTCGCCGCTGATAACGCATGTGCGAAAGAGACGCGGGGCCAAACCGGCTTTCCCCACACTCAACACACACGCCCTCTCTCTCAGGCAGACGCGCACACTTGACATAGACACAGGCAGGCCCTCGCCGGCTCCTAGCTCCCTGCAGGTGTGAGGGTGGACACCTGGGCTGCCACGCActtgggctggggagggagaggaggcggcGGGGGAGACGCAGGCCCGCCGGCCGCAGGCCTCTAGCCAGCCCCTCCCTACACTCACTTTCCGCCCAGCCTGGGCCTTGTGTGGACAACTGATTCAGTTGCGGGGCGCGTCTCCAAAGAAAGCGAGGGCCAAGTCCGCTCATGGGGCCTAGACAGGACGAAGACTCTGGGCGGTCCTCCGGGACTGGGCCCTACCCATGAGAAGTCCTCGAGGCGTGTTCCCGGGCGTGGTTCCAGGAGGCTCGGCAGACCTGCAGGTTTTGAGGCGTCGCCGATCTCCCCTAAACTCAGCGGCGCTAGATGGCCGAGGGTGGGGCCCTCAATTTGCTGGGCTTGCCCTAGTCTCACCAGAATGATGCAAAAACCCCTCATCTTCGCATCAAGCTATGTCGCTGTTCCGAGAACCTTAGAGCCCCAGCCTCTGACCTCGATCCTGCTCCCCACTTTCTGGGGTTATAAGTCTTTCACCAGAGGCTAAACTCTAAAGTTTTGGTCTTTTTTATGTAACCCcactgttttttcttcttccttttcagtaATTCCTTCCTTTCCTTACTCATTCATTCGGCAAGTTGTGAGCTCCCAGCGCGTTCTTCTTACAGTCGGCCACACCAGCTGGGGTCGTCGGGGGATCCCCAGCGGTGACGCAGTTGGAGAGGGGCACGCAGACTTCCAAATAACCAATAGAATCCTTGGGCCTGGGGCATGAGGTCATCAGCGGTGGTGCCCATTGGTTCAGGCCTGGACGTGGAGGGGGTCCCCATAGCAACCGACGGTGCGTCCGAGCGTAACCTGGAGAGTGGTCTGCTTGTGCTTCAATGGCAGCTTGGGTGGTGCTTGGGTTGGGGGCGGAGAGGAGAGAGCGGAGCCCTGCTTCCCAGGTCCTGCAGTCCTAGCCCAACCAAGCTCTTATTTTTCTAGAGATCCTTTTACTCACTCAGCCGAGGAAGTTAGGAGGAGAGTATTGGCAAAAGCGTGGGGGTCCTGGGTACAGAGCTTACGCCACCCGCCACCCAGAATGTTAATTCTGAGATCCTCGCGTTCATCTGCATATCGTCTGCATCTCATTTGCATTCTCTTCATTTAAGGTCAAATTGGGCAGACATCTCCACATCCCCAGCTCTGTAGCTTGTCTGTATCCCAAATCTCTTCCTCCCTGGCTCTCTAATCTACCTCTCAGTGGTCCAGTTCCTTACCCCACCTCTGCTCCCAGCCTCCagtctctccaggggagggagagggcacAGCCTAGCTAAAGGAGAAAGGATAAGAAGTCTGCCTCTCCCACTGGATGTTTGGTGACAGATGGGGAGGGCTGGTCTGTACTGCCTGGAGACTACATTGGCAAAGCAAATGGTTGGGGGAGGTGCCCTGGGCTGAGTTGAGGGTCTCCAGGGCCAAATCACCCACGTGCCCGGCAGGGTGCTGGAACTAGGGATGCCTGCTTCCAGCTGAGGGGCAGGCCTGCCCACCTGTCTGGTGCCAGGGCAGCTTCCTTCCTCCAATTAAGCACTAATGATGTGTCATTAACCCTTACCTTGCCTACCAGCCCTCAGGTGGTACTCAAATTCATGGTCTCACACTGAGCAGAGGGAAAAAGGAGGGCCTTTGAGGAACCTAAGAGGCAGTAAGGTCAGGGGAGCTGGAGACAAGAAGGTGGGACCACAGGCCTGAGTAGCATGTACTAGTTATGCTGTGTGCTTCTGAGGGATTCTCAGCATGGGTGACTCACTATCAGAATCCATTTATTCTTCTGTTCATCAATTCCAcaattatttattaagcacctcaCCTATGCCTATTAGCTAAATACCAGGCTTCATGCTAGATGTTGAGGATATACACTTGCCTAAGTCAGGATCCCTTCCCTTAAGGAATCCAGATTACTTGAGGAGAAAAAACTGGCCAACAAATAATTAGAATGCCAACTGCAAATGCCGTTATGGAGCTGTGCAGAATGTGCTGTGGGAACACAGGGAAAGCGAACTGTCAGAGAAGGCTTGGGTGTTGAAGGACAAAGTTTATGGCGTGGAGGGGAAGTGTAGAGCTAATCATGCTTTTGATTCAGCATAGAGGTCCATGTTTAGCTGTGTCTTCAGGACTGCTGGTGTCTGCACTCCTCAGAGCTGTATGTTTTGcatccatgtgtatgtgtgtgagtgtgtgtgtgtgtctggattTTTCTGTGTCTGGAATCCCTTCTCCCAAACACACATTGTGGTTTTATTACAGATCAACGTTTGCTGTGAAGCTCTGGCGCAGATTAGCCTGAACCTGCCCAGCCCAGGGGAGGGGAAGTGGAGAACCAGTGCTGGCTCTCCGGGAAGAGGTGGGCAGGCACCACCTTCGCCACCTGGGGGCCCAGACCCTTGACACCCCAAGTAGCAGCAGGCTAGCCAAGGGAGCCAAGAGTTGGGCCCCCAGGCTATGGCAAGCTATGCCCAGGCCACAGTCCCTTCTGCCCCAGCTCCCCATAGATGTGGGGGTTATAGCCACCACTCCCCACCAAGATCtcaggccccctcccccagcctgttCTTCTTCTGTCTGTGGAGGAGCAGACCAGCTCAGACCTGTCTGCTGGCTCTCTCCCACTGGGAGCGGATCCTTTCCAGGGGACACGAGAGGGCTGGGGAATGCTAGGGCCTACTAGGAGGCCCTAGGTACTCCACCCTGGCCCTCTGCAGCTCTCTCCAGCCTGGATTCTCCCCACCCACTATGGGGGTGCCACTTCTCTGGGTTTTGCCCAGATATAGCCATCTTTGCCAGGGAAGTGCTCAACCAGTAGGCAGAGGGTAGAGGCTAGAGCTATGGCAGTGAGGACTGGCCTGGAGATGGGTGGGGTGAGGAGACTGCAATGCTCCTCTGAGACTCTATCCCAGTTCCTTCTGTCCCCTTGCAGCCACTTACTAGAAAGCTCAAGTTTGGTGGCAGGAAAGAGAAGACACTGTGGATTGAAGGAGAGATTTAGGGGCTAAAAAGAGGCTCTGGGGTCTGAGGAGAAGGTCAAGGACCTCTCTTTTCACACTCTCAAGGATGTGA contains:
- the EFNA4 gene encoding ephrin-A4 isoform X1, producing the protein MRLQPLLQTVLWAVLLSSPLRGGCGLRLAVYWNSSNPRLLRGDAVVELGFKDYLDIICPHYESPGPPEGPETFALYVVDWAGYKACRAEGPGAFKRWECSHPFAPFGPVRFPEKIQRFTPFSLGMEFLPGETYYYISVPAPGSPGQCLRLQVSICCKEDKPESAHPVGSHGESGTSGWQGGATPSPLCLLLLLLFPILRLLRVL
- the EFNA4 gene encoding ephrin-A4 isoform X2, whose protein sequence is MRLQPLLQTVLWAVLLSSPLRGGCGLRLAVYWNSSNPRLLRGDAVVELGFKDYLDIICPHYESPGPPEGPETFALYVVDWAGYKACRAEGPGAFKRWECSHPFAPFGPVRFPEKIQRFTPFSLGMEFLPGETYYYILPAPGSPGQCLRLQVSICCKEDKPESAHPVGSHGESGTSGWQGGATPSPLCLLLLLLFPILRLLRVL
- the EFNA4 gene encoding ephrin-A4 isoform X3, coding for MRLQPLLQTVLWAVLLSSPLRGGCGLRLAVYWNSSNPRLLRGDAVVELGFKDYLDIICPHYESPGPPEGPETFALYVVDWAGYKACRAEGPGAFKRWECSHPFAPFGPVRFPEKIQRFTPFSLGMEFLPGETYYYISVPAPGSPGQCLRLQSLSQPILSGAMERVARQGGKEGPLPVPSVSCCCCCSQFCDS